The Lactuca sativa cultivar Salinas chromosome 2, Lsat_Salinas_v11, whole genome shotgun sequence genome includes a window with the following:
- the LOC111876459 gene encoding uncharacterized mitochondrial protein AtMg00810-like, translated as MEGIDYHDTFAPVAKLVTVRTLLAVATKKDWFIHQLDVNNAFLHCDLDEEVYMKLLQGFATENDTHSKADHSLFIWDKNGTYIAILIYVDDVIITGNNIERIQQIKAQLDNAFSIKDLGQLKYFLGIEVAKTENGLVLSQRKYVLDILQDSGMLGCKPSKFPIEQNVKLDRGENEEKVDSRQYRRLVGRLLYLQATRPDITYSVNILSQFVADPRRNHLDALHRVLRYLKGTVGQGVLFPKAGHPHLMAFCNSDWLGCPYTRRSRTGYLIMLGGAPISWKMKKQTVVSRSSAEAEYRAMASTVSEILWICWLLKDLHVHITSPTDLFCDNQAARHIANNPVFHERTKHVEMDCFFVRERVLSKEIMPLKIDSKLQVADLLTKGLGSDQFHFLLDKMGVIDLHASS; from the exons ATGGAGGGAATCGACTATCACGacacttttgctccggtagcaaaaCTCGTAACTGTTCGTACTCTCTTGGCTGTTGCGACTAAGAAAGATTGGTTCATTCATCagcttgatgtgaacaatgcttTCTTGCATTGCGATTTGGACGAGGAGGTCTATATGAAGCTTCTGCAAGGGTTTGCTACAGAAAACGACACTCAT TCAAAAGCCGACCATTCTTTGTTCATTTGGGACAAAAATGGTACTTACATTGCTATCCTCATTTATGTGGATGATGTTATAATTACCGGAAACAATATTGAACGAATTCAACAAATTAAGGCTCAATTAGATAATGCTTTCAGTATCAAAGATTTGGGCCAATTAAAGTATTTCCTTGGCATCGAAGTTGCTAAGACTGAAAATGGGCTCGTTTTGAGCCAAAGGAAGTATGTGCTCGATATTCTTCAAGATAGTGGCATGCTTGGTTGCAAACCAAGCAAATTTCCTATTGAACAGAATGTGAAGCTTGACCGGGGTGAGAATGAAGAAAAGGTTGATTCAAGACAATATCGACGGCTTGTAGGTAGGTTGTTATATCTTCAAGCTACGAGACCGGATATCACTTATTCGGTGAATATTCTGAGTCAATTTGTTGCTGATCCAAGACGCAACCATTTGGATGCTCTACATCGAGTCCTACGCTACTTAAAAGGTACTGTTGGACAGGGAGTGCTCTTCCCTAAAGCTGGACATCCACATTTGATGGCCTTTTGCAACTCTGATTGGCTTGGTTGTCCTTACACAAGGCGCTCCCGTACCGGTTATCTCATTATGCTTGGCGGAGCTCCTATTTCATGGAAAATGAAGAAGCAGACAGTGGTTTCACGGTCATCTGCAGAGGCAGAATATCGAGCTATGGCATCTACAGTTAGTGAAATACTTTGGATTTGTTGGCTTTTAAAGGATTTACATGTTCACATTACATCTCCTACAGATTTGTTTTGTGACAATCAGGCAGCCCGACACATTGCCAACAACCCTGTGTTTCATGAAAGGACGAAACATGTTGAGATGGACTGTTTCTTTGTCCGTGAGCGTGTTCTTTCTAAGGAAATAATGCCTTTAAAGATTGATAGCAAATTACAAGTTGCTGATTTACTCACTAAAGGCCTTGGTTCAGATCAATTTCACTTTTTACTTGACAAGATGGGCGTTATTGACTTGCACGCTTCATCTTGA
- the LOC111888079 gene encoding uncharacterized protein LOC111888079 codes for MERRFESDRHTIMPPNFFVSHALEEGQDWRAFMAGIATYPNFMVAWWDVDTVLLPIHSSPNHWLFGELRLASMEVHIYDSLGRGAYEKFQSEGIFSKFERRVANYLDKIKYWARRNIPRIPLNMQFIYEENVPQQSSHLGDCGVFLCMFMEQLVSGQPIRVLIDPKNAALEFRLRMAKIIWGSSLAPL; via the exons atggagagacggtttgagagcgaccgacatacaataatgcctccaaatttttttgtttctcatgctttggaagaaggacaggactggagggcgtttatggctggtattgctacataccctaacttcatggttgcttggtgggatgttgatacg gtcttattgccgattcattcatcccctaatcattggctatttggggaactacgattagcgtcaatggaagtgcatatttatgacagtcttggtagaggtgcttatgaaaaattccaatccgaaggaatcttttccaaatttgaacgtcgggtggcaaattatttggacaagattaagtattgggcgcggaggaacatcccaaggattccattgaatatgcaattcatttatgaagaaaacgttccccaacaaagtagtcatttgggagattgcggtgtttttctttgtatgtttatggagcaattggtttcaggtcaaccaatacgtgttcttattgacccaaagaacgcagctttagagttccgtctccggatggcaaaaattatttgggggtctagtcttgctcctctgtag
- the LOC111915744 gene encoding uncharacterized protein LOC111915744, with product MIPAIRACGFALRKNKDLPRMKRWSGTKKLKWVDVNKIWSKMQEGLPPRQNMLPGDGEMTSFYYMSFQEYVYGEGKAVPSPVRDHFRRQDESSSSMSSSGRSHGRGRGSGKHKLDELLKRVHALEQHVFMNQQKPTEVFVEEVNNDQFWNDIFFEDPTVSQRNYDEQVVQDEEMNKNNTTQNVFGDTQDDKVLEESNQYAGNKFDDDVFDVNDYSEVKEVIIVTLILY from the exons atgattccggctattcgtgcatgtggatttgcattgagaaaaaataaagactTGCCTCGGATGAAAAGATGGAGcggaacaaaaaaattgaaatgggttgacgtgaacaagatttggtcaaagatgcag gaggggctaccaccaagacaaaacatgttaccgggtgatggtgagatgacatctttttattatatgtcatttcaagagtatgtatatggtgaagggaaagcagttccatccccagtacgggaccattttaggagacaagacgaatcttcgtctagtatgtcgtccAGTGGTCGCTCTCATGGTAGAGGTCGGGGCAGTGGGAAACACAAGCTAGACGAGTTGTTGAAACGGGTACATGCACTGGAGCAGCATGTGTTTATGAATCAACAAAAACCTACAGaggtttttgttgaagaagtgaataatGACCAATTTTGGAACGACATTTTTTTTGAGGACCCGACAGTGTCACAAAGAAATTATGATGAACAG gttgtgcaagatgaagagatgaataaaaacaatacaactcaaaatgtttttggtgatactcaagacgacaag gtgttggaggagagtaatcagtatgcggggaacaaatttgatgatgatgtgtttgatgtaaacgattatagtgaagttaaagaggttattatagttacattaatattatattaa